The proteins below are encoded in one region of Knoellia sp. S7-12:
- a CDS encoding glycosyltransferase: MSQPVDARGISVVIPVRNAASTLAEQLDALAAAESPSGGFEVIIADNGSTDDTVTIAESFATQIPVRIIDAGAAPGSNYARNCGIAAARYGRILLCDGDDQVDTRWLTAMCRAFDGGYELVAGPIDYERLNPPHVRRWRGADRASTGIIMNFLESGHGANLGFSKDLWKRLSGFDEAFEFGGPDIEFCWRAQLSGTALETVPDAVVHYRLRPSLSKLYKQSRAYGAAEAHLYKKFAASGLARRPTRAPFLEAWWMLTRFPFAIDPGRRGAWVRRAGQQVGRLEGSVRYNVLWW, from the coding sequence ATGAGCCAACCAGTCGATGCTCGCGGAATCAGCGTGGTTATCCCCGTACGAAATGCGGCCTCGACGCTCGCGGAGCAACTTGATGCGCTTGCCGCGGCAGAATCCCCTTCCGGGGGCTTTGAAGTCATTATCGCCGACAACGGCTCGACTGATGACACTGTGACGATCGCCGAGAGCTTCGCAACGCAAATACCGGTCAGGATCATCGATGCCGGAGCAGCCCCCGGCAGCAACTACGCGCGGAACTGTGGCATCGCTGCCGCGCGATATGGCCGCATTCTCCTGTGTGACGGTGATGACCAAGTCGACACGCGCTGGCTCACGGCCATGTGCCGAGCATTCGACGGAGGCTACGAACTTGTCGCCGGACCCATCGATTACGAGCGTCTCAACCCTCCCCACGTGCGAAGGTGGCGCGGCGCCGACCGGGCGTCCACCGGCATCATCATGAACTTCCTCGAATCGGGTCACGGTGCGAATCTTGGATTCTCCAAGGATCTGTGGAAGCGCCTTTCTGGATTTGACGAGGCCTTTGAGTTCGGTGGACCGGATATCGAATTCTGCTGGCGCGCTCAACTGTCGGGGACCGCTTTGGAGACGGTCCCCGACGCGGTCGTTCACTACCGACTGCGCCCCTCGTTGTCCAAGTTGTACAAGCAGTCACGCGCATACGGTGCAGCGGAGGCGCACCTATACAAGAAATTCGCGGCCTCCGGGCTGGCCCGGCGACCGACACGGGCACCCTTCTTGGAGGCATGGTGGATGCTGACCCGGTTCCCTTTCGCCATCGACCCAGGCCGCCGCGGCGCTTGGGTGCGCAGGGCCGGACAACAAGTGGGCCGACTCGAGGGATCTGTGCGATACAACGTGCTGTGGTGGTGA
- a CDS encoding glycosyltransferase: MSQSGSQGRAIFVYRGQLGIELSRIEFLIDVTCRAFDQVDILHLTPGRGSSADGWTSLTSGREQIRSVQQVPARLRDALRVRRHIEKVVGDDATVVAVGFSVAAFVPTQRCDVWCINGIPEERLLTKNTVASRLATRFAWAAGRRVQARLAIVVSEPMARLIRLRLGDRRIMVVPNTVDTEVFGVRSGSGRTHLTYVGGGSPWQGLERLSLVWRELHELDPDLKFRVISRDPRAAVLLQGLPEKSVEMVASDDPHDVAKWLHEARLGFLYRAPGLVNEVAWPMKFGEYLAAGVPVAVSRCGWDIEHLVRDHGVGVLVNWEESPKSTAERIARFMKSDTPDDYALAAAVRNLATSKWRSNTVHELGHAARTSANGHDVETGCS, translated from the coding sequence ATGAGCCAGTCCGGGTCACAAGGACGTGCCATCTTTGTCTATCGGGGCCAGTTGGGGATCGAGCTCTCTCGCATTGAGTTCCTGATCGACGTGACGTGCCGAGCGTTTGACCAAGTGGACATCCTGCACCTCACTCCTGGACGGGGCTCCTCTGCCGACGGATGGACATCGCTCACCAGCGGTCGGGAACAGATCAGGAGCGTCCAGCAGGTTCCCGCGCGCCTCCGCGACGCACTGCGGGTCCGGCGTCACATCGAGAAGGTTGTGGGCGACGACGCCACAGTAGTCGCTGTCGGCTTTAGCGTTGCTGCATTTGTCCCGACTCAGCGCTGCGACGTGTGGTGCATCAACGGAATCCCCGAGGAACGACTGCTGACCAAAAACACGGTTGCGTCGCGCTTGGCGACCCGCTTCGCTTGGGCCGCGGGACGTCGTGTCCAAGCTCGACTTGCAATCGTAGTTTCAGAGCCGATGGCCCGGCTCATTCGACTTCGCCTTGGAGACCGGCGGATCATGGTCGTTCCCAACACCGTCGACACCGAGGTCTTCGGAGTGCGGTCCGGGTCGGGCCGAACGCATCTGACGTACGTGGGGGGTGGCTCGCCGTGGCAGGGTTTGGAGAGGTTGAGTCTCGTATGGCGAGAGCTCCACGAACTGGACCCCGATCTCAAGTTTCGTGTCATCAGCCGCGACCCACGTGCGGCCGTCTTGCTCCAGGGCTTGCCCGAGAAGTCCGTAGAGATGGTTGCGTCGGATGATCCACATGATGTCGCTAAATGGCTCCACGAAGCCCGCCTCGGTTTTCTGTACCGAGCGCCGGGCCTCGTCAATGAAGTCGCTTGGCCGATGAAGTTTGGTGAGTACTTGGCAGCTGGCGTGCCTGTCGCAGTGAGTCGCTGCGGTTGGGACATCGAACACTTGGTAAGGGACCATGGCGTGGGAGTCCTCGTGAACTGGGAGGAAAGTCCAAAGAGCACAGCGGAAAGGATCGCCCGCTTCATGAAGTCCGACACGCCGGACGACTACGCCCTCGCTGCCGCAGTTCGAAACTTGGCGACATCGAAGTGGCGCAGCAACACTGTTCATGAACTCGGCCACGCAGCACGCACATCGGCCAATGGCCATGACGTTGAAACGGGCTGCTCATGA
- a CDS encoding glycosyltransferase, which translates to MSLALLLSTELEVDVSEGHEVFGISAPGRYVPRVEMLGVTHVPLPALTRSWNPRQDFEAFRDLIHALRSLDLDVLHTHNPKTGVMGRIAGRLAGIPVVVNTCHGLWARPEDRLRKRAFVYGAEALAIRFSDYELFQNAADRDTMRRFLKPGRHEVVGNGVDLERFQPDPEGRRRVREELGVSDDDLLVGTIGRQVREKGLAEFAEVAHRLGDRATFVWVGPEDGSDARTPVPHEDAVRFLGERTDMDAIYSALDVFVLASHREGFSRASMEAAACDVAMVLTDIRGCREIGTHEEHLLLAPAGDATALGYAVQRLLDSAPLRTRLGDAAAARARDEFDQREIAYRSLAVYAASGSRGFGRRQEFHDSGATHA; encoded by the coding sequence ATGAGCCTGGCCCTCCTGCTGTCGACCGAGCTCGAGGTCGACGTCAGCGAAGGCCACGAGGTCTTCGGGATCAGCGCGCCCGGTCGCTACGTCCCCAGGGTCGAGATGCTGGGCGTGACTCACGTTCCGCTGCCCGCGTTGACGCGCTCGTGGAATCCCCGCCAGGACTTTGAGGCGTTCCGCGACCTCATCCACGCTCTCCGGTCGCTCGACCTCGACGTCCTCCACACGCACAACCCCAAGACGGGAGTCATGGGACGCATCGCTGGCCGGCTGGCCGGCATACCCGTCGTCGTGAACACCTGCCACGGACTCTGGGCGCGCCCCGAGGACAGGCTGCGCAAGCGGGCGTTCGTCTATGGCGCTGAGGCGCTGGCGATCCGCTTCTCCGACTACGAGCTCTTCCAGAACGCCGCGGATCGCGACACCATGCGGCGTTTCCTCAAGCCTGGACGCCACGAGGTCGTGGGCAACGGGGTCGACCTCGAGCGCTTCCAACCTGACCCTGAGGGCCGCCGTCGGGTGCGTGAAGAACTTGGTGTGTCGGACGACGACCTGCTCGTCGGCACGATCGGCCGCCAGGTGCGTGAGAAGGGCCTTGCCGAGTTCGCTGAGGTGGCTCACCGGCTCGGTGACCGAGCGACGTTCGTGTGGGTCGGTCCTGAGGACGGGAGCGACGCCCGCACCCCGGTCCCCCACGAGGACGCTGTGCGCTTCCTCGGTGAGCGCACCGACATGGACGCCATCTATTCAGCCCTCGACGTCTTCGTCCTCGCGTCACACCGCGAAGGCTTCTCTCGGGCGTCGATGGAAGCCGCCGCCTGCGACGTCGCCATGGTGCTCACCGACATCCGCGGCTGTCGTGAGATCGGCACCCACGAGGAACACTTGCTCCTGGCGCCAGCCGGTGACGCCACGGCTTTGGGGTATGCCGTGCAGAGACTTCTCGACAGCGCTCCTTTGCGCACGCGACTCGGTGACGCCGCCGCCGCGAGAGCGCGGGACGAGTTCGACCAGCGCGAGATCGCGTATCGATCCTTGGCCGTCTATGCCGCCTCTGGTTCTCGTGGCTTCGGCCGACGGCAAGAGTTCCACGACTCAGGGGCCACCCATGCCTAG